Proteins from a genomic interval of Thamnophis elegans isolate rThaEle1 chromosome 2, rThaEle1.pri, whole genome shotgun sequence:
- the DCXR gene encoding L-xylulose reductase: protein MRFYPRCPEGCQKPDSGAPDRPETGGEGRRVLRRDYKRDTREPGGLKRGPKAVKTRGPPSPLWKPLRAPPLPFQRCLQRRLEVQPPRRMKRFSGRRALVTGAGKGIGRAAAVRLSQAGAQVVAVSRTQTDLETLQEECPGIQTLCVDLADWEATETALSTVEDIDLLVNNAAVAVLQPFLQVSKEAFDRSFSVNLRAVLQVSQIFAQKLIARGAPGVIVNVSSQASQRAVLNHTVYSATKSALDMLTKSMALELGPHKIRVNCVNPTVVMTNMGRLNWSDPQKSGPMLGRIPLGKFAEVDDVVNGILFLLSDQSNMTTGATLPIDGGFLSS from the exons ATGCGGTTTTACCCCCGGTGCCCCGAAGGATGCCAGAAACCGGACTCGGGCGCTCCCGATAGACCCGAAacggggggagaggggaggcgcGTCCTCAGGCGGGACTACAAACGCGACACTCGGGAGCCGGGAGGGCTTAAAAGAGGGCCGAAAGCGGTGAAGACAAGAGGACCTCCTTCCCCCTTGTGGAAGCCCCTTCGGGCGCCGCCTCTTCCCTTCCAGCGCTGCCTCCAGCGCCGATTGGAAGTTCAGCCGCCGCGGAGGATGAAGCGCTTCTCTGGCCGCCGCGCTTTGGTGACGGGTGCAGGCAAAG GGATCGGCAGGGCTGCGGCGGTACGGCTGAGCCAAGCTGGGGCTCAGGTGGTGGCGGTGAGCCGGACCCAGACAGATCTCGAGACCCTGCAAGAAGAG TGCCCTGGCATCCAGACATTGTGTGTTGACCTCGCAGACTGGGAAGCTACAGAGACTGCACTAAGCACAGTAGAAGATATTGATTTGTTAGTGAATAATGCTGCTGTAGCAGTTTTGCAGCCATTCCTACAGGTTTCTAAGGAGGCCTTTGACAG ATCTTTCAGTGTCAACCTTCGGGCTGTGCTGCAGGTCTCCCAG ATTTTTGCCCAGAAATTGATTGCCAGAGGAGCACCAGGAGTTATTGTCAATGTTTCAAGCCAAGCTTCCCAACGGGCTGTGTTAAATCACACAGTCTATA GTGCAACCAAGAGTGCCTTGGATATGCTGACAAAGTCAATGGCTCTGGAATTAGGCCCCCATAAG ATTAGGGTAAATTGTGTGAACCCTACAGTTGTCATGACCAACATGGGACGCCTAAATTGGAGTGATCCCCAGAAATCTGGACCTATGCTTGGCCGCATCCCATTGGGAAAATTTGCAG AAGTGGATGATGTGGTAAATGGCATCCTGTTCTTGTTGAGCGACCAAAGCAACATGACCACTGGTGCCACACTGCCCATTGATGGAGGATTCCTCTCCAGCTAG
- the RFNG gene encoding beta-1,3-N-acetylglucosaminyltransferase radical fringe: MSFSCIRLSKIGFLLSIITCTVLLLLIPKFQSSWRFKIYPQLHPSLVFNTFNKNDTPLQQVEFNSPNPLDAEIDNIVPLTKENLLEKWNHYVTDTGGFHLKANGRINERPHNVIHMESAEVSAKEKLDLKDIFIAVKTTRKYHKTRLNLLFQTWISQAKGQTFVFTDGEDHELHLRAGDHMINTNCSAVHTRQALCCKMSVEYDKFLESGQKWFCHVDDDNYVNLKSLRSLLSAFSHSQDIYLGRPSLDHPIEAADYLRNDGSTTTKFWFATGGAGFCISRGLALKMSPWASLGSFISTAERIRLPDDCTIGYIIEGLLEVKLLHSPLFHSHLENLQRLRGRAALRQVTLSYGGPENKHNVVSVGEVFSIQQDPTRFKSVHCLLYPETLWCPTVIVK; encoded by the exons ATGAGCTTCTCTTGCATTAGGCTCAGTAAGATAGGCTTCCTGCTCTCCATTATCACTTGCACAGTTCTCCTCTTGCTAATTCCCAAATTCCAATCCAGTTGGAGATTTAAGATCTATCCTCAGCTGCATCCATCTCTTGTttttaatactttcaacaagaatgaTACCCCACTTCAGCAAGTGGAGTTCAATTCCCCCAATCCTTTGGATGCTGAGATCGACAATATAGTGCCCTTAACAAAAGAAAACCTACTAGAAAAATGGAATCATTATGTCACAGACACTGGTGGATTCCATCTGAAAGCCAATGGAAGGATAAATGAAAGGCCACACAATGTGATACATATGGAATCTGCTGAGGTCTCTGCTAAGGAAAAGTTGGATTTGAAAGATATTTTTATTGCTGTGAAAACCACAAGGAAATATCATAAAACAAGGCTAAACTTGCTCTTCCAAACATGGATATCTCAGGCCAAAGGTCAG ACGTTTGTATTCACAGACGGGGAAGATCATGAGCTGCATCTTAGAGCAG gGGATCATATGATTAATACCAATTGCTCAGCTGTTCACACCCGCCAAGCTCTCTGCTGCAAGATGTCAGTGGAATATGATAAATTTCTAGAGTCTGGGCAAAA GTGGTTTTGTCATGTAGACGATGACAACTATGTGAATTTGAAGAGTCTCCGGAGTCTTTTATCTGCTTTTTCACACAGCCAAGATATATATTTAGGAAGACCAAGTCTGGACCATCCAATTGAAGCAGCAGACTATCTCCGGAATGATGGATCA ACCACTACAAAATTCTGGTTTGCCACAGGTGGTGCTGGATTTTGCATCAGCAGAGGCCTGGCCCTCAAGATGAGCCCATGGGCTAG CCTTGGCAGCTTCATCAGCACTGCAGAGAGAATTCGCCTCCCTGATGATTGCACCATTGGCTACATCATTGAGGGGCTCTTGGAAGTGAAACTGTTGCACAGCCCTTTATTCCACTCTCATCTGGAAAACCTACAGCGGCTGCGTGGTAGAGCTGCACTCAGACAA GTTACCTTGAGTTATGGTGGCCCTGAGAATAAACACAATGTTGTCAGTGTGGGTGAAGTATTCAGTATACAACAAGATCCAACTCG GTTCAAATCTGTTCACTGCCTCCTCTACCCTGAAACACTGTGGTGTCCTACCGTAATAGTGAAATGA